In a single window of the Leptolyngbyaceae cyanobacterium genome:
- a CDS encoding TatD family hydrolase → MQLIDTHVHINFNDFAPELEAVRQRWLDAGVIRLVHSCVEPDEFPAIQAIAHQFPEVFFAVGLHPLDADKWLADTKEQIESLARSDAKVVAIGETGLDFYKARNQGIQEAAFLAQLEIAIALDKPVIIHCRDAADRMAELLEDFWDKRKPVKGVMHCWGGNARETKRFLDLGFYISFSGIVTFKNASQIHESAKIVPDDRLLIETDCPFLAPVPKRGKRNEPSYVQYVAQALANLRGVAPEAIAKTTTENACQLFGLPSVLNTGN, encoded by the coding sequence ATGCAGTTGATCGACACCCACGTCCACATCAACTTTAATGATTTCGCGCCGGAACTGGAAGCAGTGCGGCAACGCTGGCTAGATGCAGGGGTGATTCGGCTGGTGCATTCTTGTGTAGAACCAGACGAATTCCCGGCCATTCAAGCCATCGCCCATCAGTTTCCAGAAGTATTTTTTGCAGTTGGCTTACATCCTTTAGATGCTGACAAGTGGTTAGCCGATACCAAAGAGCAAATAGAGTCTTTAGCTAGATCCGATGCTAAAGTAGTCGCGATCGGGGAAACTGGTTTAGACTTTTATAAAGCACGAAATCAAGGTATTCAAGAAGCTGCTTTTTTAGCTCAATTGGAAATAGCGATCGCCCTTGACAAGCCAGTAATTATCCATTGTCGAGATGCCGCCGATCGGATGGCCGAGCTATTGGAAGATTTTTGGGATAAAAGAAAGCCAGTAAAGGGAGTGATGCACTGCTGGGGGGGAAACGCTCGAGAAACCAAACGTTTTCTAGATTTAGGCTTCTACATCAGCTTTAGCGGTATAGTCACTTTCAAGAACGCCTCCCAAATTCACGAATCGGCTAAAATCGTACCGGACGATCGCTTACTGATCGAGACTGATTGCCCGTTTTTAGCCCCAGTGCCAAAGCGTGGTAAACGGAACGAACCATCCTACGTCCAGTACGTAGCCCAAGCCTTAGCCAATTTACGAGGGGTTGCTCCGGAAGCGATCGCCAAAACCACAACTGAAAACGCCTGTCAGCTGTTTGGCCTTCCCTCAGTACTAAATACGGGCAACTAA